One genomic region from Paramicrobacterium agarici encodes:
- the ctlX gene encoding citrulline utilization hydrolase CtlX — protein sequence MSIQAPSAVVLVRPRHFTPNPATATDNTFQKPATRDAETIARAAWNEVTDAAAELERHGVTVHLFDDERDDRADAVFPNNWFSTHSGGHIAIYPMQSPSRRGERREDIIELLKREYRVQDVIDYSGLEYDDVFLEGTGAMVLDHLSRIAYTVRSNRADPIALERFCTNFGYEPMAFDAVDESGCPIYHSNVLMCVATDFALIGLDFIADERRRTQIVDRLGAHDREVIALTREQVREFAGNAIELQGRDGRVLALSTRALAALTPQQRATIEKSCELVPLNVPTIELAGGSVRCMLAGIHLDPRR from the coding sequence ATGTCGATTCAGGCACCATCGGCCGTGGTGCTCGTGCGGCCGCGCCACTTCACTCCGAATCCCGCGACGGCAACCGACAACACGTTTCAGAAGCCGGCGACGCGCGACGCCGAGACGATCGCGCGAGCGGCGTGGAATGAGGTGACGGATGCTGCCGCGGAGCTCGAGCGCCACGGCGTTACCGTGCATCTATTCGACGATGAGCGCGACGATCGGGCCGACGCCGTGTTCCCGAACAACTGGTTCTCGACGCACTCCGGCGGGCACATCGCCATCTATCCCATGCAGTCGCCCAGTCGGCGCGGCGAGCGTCGCGAAGACATCATCGAGCTGCTCAAGCGCGAGTACCGAGTTCAAGACGTCATCGACTACTCGGGGCTCGAGTACGACGATGTGTTTCTCGAGGGAACCGGCGCGATGGTGCTCGATCACCTCAGCCGCATTGCTTACACGGTGCGGTCGAACCGCGCGGACCCGATCGCGCTCGAGCGCTTCTGCACGAACTTCGGCTATGAGCCCATGGCCTTCGACGCCGTCGACGAGAGCGGCTGCCCGATCTACCACTCGAACGTGCTCATGTGCGTCGCCACCGACTTTGCGCTCATCGGGCTCGACTTCATTGCCGACGAGCGCCGCCGCACGCAAATCGTCGATCGGCTCGGCGCTCACGATCGCGAGGTCATCGCGCTGACCCGCGAGCAAGTTCGCGAGTTTGCGGGCAACGCGATCGAGCTTCAGGGTCGCGATGGCCGCGTCCTTGCACTGTCGACGCGCGCGCTCGCTGCACTCACGCCGCAGCAGCGCGCCACCATCGAGAAGAGCTGCGAACTCGTGCCACTCAACGTGCCGACCATCGAGCTCGCAGGCGGCTCTGTGCGCTGTATGCTCGCCGGGATCCACCTCGACCCCCGCCGCTGA
- a CDS encoding ornithine cyclodeaminase, translated as MVRFVGVQNAVRWIQTTGLEKILGELSEYVSDDYRRWESFDKSPRVANHSAIGVIELMPTSDGHLYSFKYVNGHPSNPAKGLQTVTAFGVLSDVESGYPLLVAEMTLLTALRTAATSAMAAKHLARPDSTTMAMIGAGTQAEFQAIAVRETLGIRSLRVFDTDPAASAKLVRNLTPLGFDVHVATDSADAVAGADVITTCTADKANATVLTDDMVKPGVHVNAIGGDCPGKTELDAAILRRADVFVEFPEQTRIEGEIQQVERDFPVTELWQVVAGTTPGRTSSDQITVFDSVGFAIEDFSVLRYLHAQTHNSAFWIDIDLVADPDDPKDLFGFTQGSDAPVPAL; from the coding sequence ATGGTTCGGTTTGTTGGTGTTCAGAACGCGGTTCGGTGGATTCAGACCACAGGGCTTGAGAAGATTCTCGGGGAGTTGAGCGAGTACGTCTCTGACGACTACCGCCGCTGGGAGTCGTTCGACAAGTCGCCGCGCGTCGCCAACCATTCAGCGATCGGCGTCATCGAACTCATGCCGACCAGCGACGGCCACTTGTACAGCTTCAAGTACGTCAACGGCCACCCGTCGAACCCGGCGAAGGGCCTGCAGACGGTGACGGCGTTCGGCGTGCTCTCCGACGTCGAGAGCGGATACCCGCTGCTCGTCGCCGAGATGACGCTACTCACCGCGCTGCGCACCGCCGCGACGTCGGCCATGGCCGCCAAGCACCTCGCGCGGCCCGACTCGACGACGATGGCGATGATCGGCGCCGGCACGCAGGCCGAGTTTCAGGCGATTGCTGTGCGGGAGACGCTCGGCATCCGCTCGCTGCGCGTCTTCGACACAGACCCCGCCGCTTCGGCCAAGCTCGTACGCAACCTGACTCCTCTCGGCTTCGACGTTCACGTCGCGACCGACTCAGCAGACGCCGTCGCGGGTGCCGACGTGATCACGACGTGCACAGCCGACAAGGCGAATGCGACGGTGCTGACCGACGACATGGTCAAGCCGGGCGTGCACGTCAACGCGATTGGCGGCGACTGCCCAGGCAAGACCGAATTGGATGCTGCCATTCTGCGCCGCGCGGATGTCTTCGTCGAGTTTCCCGAGCAGACGCGCATCGAGGGCGAGATTCAGCAGGTCGAGCGCGACTTCCCCGTGACCGAGCTGTGGCAGGTCGTAGCCGGAACGACGCCCGGGCGCACATCGTCTGACCAGATCACGGTGTTCGACTCTGTCGGATTCGCAATCGAAGACTTCTCGGTGCTGCGCTACCTGCACGCGCAGACGCACAACTCCGCGTTCTGGATCGACATCGACTTGGTCGCCGATCCCGACGACCCCAAGGACCTCTTCGGGTTCACGCAGGGCTCCGACGCCCCGGTTCCCGCCCTGTAG
- a CDS encoding Fic/DOC family protein: protein MPKSRPFRSWDDYYIPGTSVLKNKLTKPGKPFGETDASALQSMEEAVAAVRLAELAVRPVDGAFDYDHMKAIHRYIFQDVYEWAGQERVGPVGAFMVKDGHAYYGAGPHLTEAAELQYARLAEKDFLRGLTHEQFATELAEIWGELNVIHSFHEGNTRSQFVFFSQLTENAGFVLDAKRLGPGTELRDEFIDARFHSQDSGSNERLADVLKRSIR from the coding sequence ATGCCCAAGTCTCGCCCGTTTCGGTCGTGGGATGACTATTACATTCCCGGAACATCGGTTCTGAAAAACAAGTTGACGAAGCCGGGCAAGCCCTTTGGCGAGACGGACGCATCGGCGTTGCAGAGTATGGAAGAGGCCGTGGCCGCTGTGCGCCTCGCGGAACTGGCCGTGCGTCCCGTTGACGGTGCCTTCGATTACGACCACATGAAGGCAATCCACCGATACATCTTTCAAGATGTATACGAATGGGCAGGGCAGGAGCGCGTGGGGCCCGTCGGAGCCTTCATGGTGAAGGACGGCCACGCGTACTACGGCGCCGGACCACACCTGACCGAAGCAGCGGAGCTACAGTACGCGCGCCTCGCCGAGAAGGACTTTCTGCGAGGGCTCACCCACGAGCAGTTCGCGACTGAGCTGGCCGAAATCTGGGGCGAGCTCAACGTCATCCACAGTTTTCACGAGGGCAATACTCGATCACAGTTCGTCTTCTTCTCTCAACTCACCGAGAACGCGGGATTCGTGCTGGATGCCAAGCGCCTCGGGCCCGGCACGGAGCTGCGCGATGAATTCATCGACGCGCGCTTTCATAGCCAGGACTCTGGCAGCAACGAGCGCCTCGCAGACGTCCTGAAGCGAAGCATCCGGTAA
- a CDS encoding GntR family transcriptional regulator, with product MAQLEEKTLPLSVFVDLDRNGPVPLYYQIAQRLEKAIREEVLPAGSRLENEVALAQRLGLSRPTIRRAIQELVDKGLLVRRRGIGTQVVHGRVTRNVELTSLFDDLERSGQAPKTVVLASERGTADAEIAELLGVDLGSPVLHLTRLRSADGVPLAILDNVLPAEFIDLSIDDLAKYGLYQMLRTRGVNMRVAKQTIGARAATQREAELLDVGKAGPVLTMSRTAFDNSGKAIEHGRHCYRPDLYSFEITLVDR from the coding sequence GTGGCGCAGCTAGAAGAGAAGACGCTGCCGCTCAGCGTCTTCGTCGATCTCGACCGCAACGGCCCCGTGCCTCTCTACTATCAGATTGCACAGCGCCTCGAGAAGGCGATTCGCGAGGAGGTTCTCCCCGCCGGCTCGCGCCTTGAGAACGAAGTGGCCCTCGCGCAGCGGCTCGGACTGTCGCGGCCCACCATTCGCCGTGCGATCCAGGAGCTCGTCGACAAGGGACTGCTCGTGCGGCGCCGCGGCATCGGCACGCAGGTGGTGCACGGCCGCGTCACGCGCAACGTCGAGCTCACGAGCCTCTTCGACGATCTCGAGCGCTCTGGCCAGGCTCCCAAGACGGTCGTTCTCGCGAGCGAGCGGGGAACAGCGGATGCTGAGATCGCGGAGCTCCTCGGCGTTGATCTGGGCAGCCCCGTGCTGCACCTCACGAGGCTGCGCTCGGCAGACGGCGTGCCGCTGGCGATTCTCGACAACGTGCTCCCCGCCGAGTTCATCGACCTCAGCATCGACGACCTCGCCAAGTACGGGCTGTACCAGATGCTGCGCACGCGCGGCGTGAACATGCGTGTGGCGAAGCAGACAATCGGCGCTCGAGCTGCAACGCAGCGCGAGGCCGAGCTTCTCGACGTCGGCAAGGCCGGCCCCGTGCTGACGATGTCGCGTACGGCGTTCGACAACTCGGGCAAGGCGATCGAGCACGGGCGCCACTGCTATCGACCCGACCTCTACTCGTTCGAGATCACGCTCGTCGACCGCTGA
- a CDS encoding acylphosphatase, translating into MVRKIVIVTGIVQGVGFRFSARREAARLGVTGWVRNRSDGSVEAAVQGDAERVTDMLRWLRTGPSSANVRSFEVTNVVPVDGEADFEIAD; encoded by the coding sequence ATGGTGCGCAAGATTGTGATCGTAACCGGGATCGTGCAGGGCGTCGGGTTTCGGTTCTCAGCGCGACGCGAAGCAGCGCGACTCGGCGTGACCGGGTGGGTGCGCAATCGCTCCGACGGCTCGGTCGAAGCGGCCGTGCAGGGCGACGCAGAGCGAGTCACCGACATGCTGCGCTGGCTTCGTACAGGACCGTCGTCTGCCAACGTGCGCAGCTTTGAGGTGACCAACGTCGTTCCCGTCGACGGCGAGGCCGATTTCGAGATCGCCGACTGA
- a CDS encoding YbjQ family protein yields MIIVTSNDIPGYRIEAVFGEVMGLTVRARDIGSQFTAGFRSLGGGELPEMTRMLYESRSEVMNRMVTEAQQRQANAIVAMRFDSSELGTTWTEVCAYGTAVYAVPIPAGEEGATPQSAWIVDNNQQHPQTNEHTAQGEQSHGQHVPQHSPQQQNQQQMPHGPVS; encoded by the coding sequence ATGATCATCGTCACGAGCAACGACATTCCCGGGTACCGCATCGAAGCGGTGTTCGGTGAAGTGATGGGTCTCACCGTGCGCGCTCGCGATATCGGCTCGCAGTTCACGGCGGGGTTCCGGTCGCTCGGGGGCGGTGAACTGCCCGAGATGACACGGATGCTGTATGAGAGCCGGTCCGAGGTCATGAACCGCATGGTGACCGAAGCGCAGCAGCGCCAGGCGAACGCGATCGTCGCCATGCGCTTCGACTCGTCAGAACTTGGGACCACCTGGACGGAAGTCTGCGCCTACGGAACAGCCGTCTATGCGGTTCCGATTCCCGCGGGCGAAGAGGGCGCGACGCCGCAGTCCGCATGGATTGTCGACAACAACCAGCAACACCCTCAGACGAACGAGCACACCGCTCAGGGGGAGCAGTCGCACGGGCAGCACGTCCCTCAGCACTCACCGCAGCAGCAGAACCAGCAGCAGATGCCTCACGGCCCTGTGTCGTGA
- a CDS encoding 3-methyladenine DNA glycosylase, translating into MMLALNSAGYPREVNVLTDSTTRLLTREQWVERAREHERRSDAFTAGWRARKASGDKHPIDDFLFTYYSYKPSVLRRWHPGAEVEMADAAGQPRAQWAWYASGTEHGSLRVDAAAYLAVKRAGVDVIRRILERTAARPGQFSCFGLHEWAMVYRQREHRHEVPLRLGQQGTDAVVDSHSIQCTHYDAFRFFTPEAAPLNRLRPSRETQPELEQPGCLHAGMDVYKWAIKLGPLVPGEVLLDAFELARDIRWLDMAASPYDVSGWGAEPVAIETPEGKAEYVRRQRGFAERSNALRRRVIEALDAAERAALAASA; encoded by the coding sequence ATGATGCTAGCGCTAAACTCCGCCGGTTACCCTCGAGAGGTGAACGTTCTCACCGACAGCACCACTCGCTTGCTCACGCGCGAGCAATGGGTGGAGCGTGCGCGTGAACACGAGCGGCGCTCCGACGCGTTCACGGCCGGATGGCGCGCCCGCAAGGCCAGCGGCGACAAGCATCCGATCGACGACTTTCTCTTCACGTACTACTCGTACAAGCCGAGCGTTCTGCGGCGCTGGCATCCCGGTGCCGAGGTCGAGATGGCGGATGCTGCGGGCCAGCCGCGCGCGCAATGGGCGTGGTACGCGTCGGGCACCGAGCACGGATCGCTGCGGGTCGACGCGGCGGCGTATCTCGCGGTGAAGCGCGCGGGGGTCGACGTGATCCGGCGCATTCTCGAGCGCACCGCTGCGCGGCCCGGGCAATTCAGCTGCTTCGGTCTGCACGAGTGGGCGATGGTGTACCGGCAGCGTGAGCACAGGCACGAGGTGCCGCTTCGGCTGGGGCAACAGGGCACGGATGCTGTCGTCGACAGCCACAGCATCCAGTGCACTCATTACGATGCCTTTCGGTTCTTCACGCCAGAGGCGGCGCCCCTCAACCGGCTGCGGCCGTCGCGCGAGACGCAGCCGGAGCTCGAGCAGCCGGGCTGCCTGCACGCGGGCATGGACGTATACAAGTGGGCGATCAAGCTCGGCCCGCTCGTGCCCGGCGAGGTGCTGCTCGACGCCTTCGAGCTCGCGCGCGACATCCGGTGGCTCGACATGGCGGCGTCGCCCTACGACGTGAGCGGCTGGGGCGCTGAGCCCGTCGCGATCGAGACGCCCGAGGGCAAGGCCGAGTACGTGCGGCGCCAGCGTGGGTTTGCCGAGCGGTCGAATGCGCTGCGCCGCCGGGTGATCGAAGCTCTGGATGCTGCGGAGCGCGCTGCCCTGGCAGCATCCGCCTGA
- a CDS encoding epimerase, with amino-acid sequence MSTERIVIGGAKGFMGQYLQRRFFNLGHEVVTISRSSGDLRWGDQAGIDAAVDGASLVIGLAGKSVNCRYTPENRAEIFASRLKTTASLSHAIATATAPPPLWVNSSTATIYRHAEDRPMTESTGEIGTGFSVDVATVWERALFADELPQTRRVALRSTIVLGHGGVLAPLKGLARIGLGGAQYDGWWPTSRRRLQAGTAHIGGARRGRQKFSWVHIEDVARIIDFIRETPSLEGPVNVASPNPVDNAEFMATVRRVLGVRFGPPMPRWMLELGSIGMRTESELVLKSRWVLPEKLTAAGFEFQYPTLDEALRESFDREAAA; translated from the coding sequence GTGAGCACTGAGCGCATCGTGATCGGCGGGGCCAAGGGCTTCATGGGGCAGTACCTGCAGCGGCGGTTCTTCAACTTAGGACACGAGGTCGTGACCATTTCGCGGTCGTCGGGCGATCTGCGCTGGGGCGACCAGGCCGGCATCGACGCCGCCGTCGACGGTGCCTCACTCGTGATCGGACTCGCCGGCAAGAGCGTCAATTGTCGTTACACGCCCGAGAACCGCGCCGAGATCTTCGCCTCGCGTTTGAAGACCACGGCGTCACTCAGCCACGCGATCGCGACAGCGACCGCGCCCCCGCCACTGTGGGTGAACAGCTCGACCGCCACAATCTACCGCCACGCCGAAGACCGCCCGATGACGGAATCGACGGGCGAGATCGGCACGGGATTCTCCGTCGACGTCGCCACCGTGTGGGAACGGGCGCTCTTCGCCGACGAGCTTCCGCAAACGCGCCGCGTCGCCCTGCGCAGCACGATCGTCCTCGGGCACGGCGGCGTGCTCGCACCGCTCAAGGGCCTCGCGCGCATCGGCCTCGGCGGCGCGCAGTACGACGGCTGGTGGCCCACGAGCCGACGACGCCTCCAGGCAGGAACCGCGCACATCGGCGGCGCCCGCCGCGGTCGGCAGAAGTTCAGCTGGGTGCACATCGAGGACGTCGCGCGCATCATCGACTTCATTCGAGAGACCCCGTCACTCGAAGGACCCGTCAACGTGGCATCCCCGAACCCCGTCGACAATGCAGAGTTCATGGCGACGGTCCGTCGTGTGCTCGGCGTGCGCTTCGGTCCGCCCATGCCCCGCTGGATGCTCGAGCTCGGCTCCATCGGAATGCGCACCGAGTCGGAGCTCGTGCTGAAGTCGCGCTGGGTGCTCCCCGAGAAGCTCACCGCGGCGGGCTTCGAGTTCCAATACCCCACGCTGGACGAGGCACTTCGCGAGTCATTCGACCGCGAGGCCGCCGCTTAG
- a CDS encoding acetyl-CoA C-acetyltransferase produces MPGEAFIYDVVRTPRGKNRGGSLHSVKPLDLVTGLVGALRERHPALDPARVEDIVLGVVSPVGEQGADIARTVALASGLPQTVPGVQVNRFCASGLEAVNIAAQKVASGFEDLVLAGGVESMSRVPLGRDGGAIGHDPATAWDTGFVPQGIGADLIATIEGFTRRHVDEFAAESQRRAEQAWADGRYDNAVVPVTDINGRMLLATDEHRRAGTTADALAALPASFAHTGEAGFDDVALSRYPEVPRIDHVHTAGNSSGIVDGAALAVIGSRETGAQLSLTPRARIVQTAVVGSDPTIMLTGPGPATRKALAKAGLTASDIDLFEVNEAFASVVLRWMRELDVLHDTVNVNGGAIAMGHPLGATGAMLVATLLDELERRDLSRGLVTLCVGSGMGIATIIERV; encoded by the coding sequence ATGCCCGGCGAAGCCTTCATCTACGACGTCGTTCGCACACCGCGCGGCAAAAACCGCGGCGGCTCCTTGCACAGCGTGAAACCGCTCGACCTGGTTACAGGGCTCGTGGGAGCGCTGCGAGAGCGGCATCCGGCCCTTGACCCAGCCCGTGTCGAGGACATCGTGCTCGGCGTCGTCTCACCCGTGGGAGAGCAGGGCGCCGACATCGCGCGCACCGTCGCGCTTGCCTCCGGTCTTCCGCAGACCGTCCCCGGCGTGCAGGTGAACCGCTTCTGCGCGTCGGGCCTCGAGGCCGTGAACATCGCCGCGCAGAAGGTGGCGTCGGGATTCGAAGACCTCGTGCTCGCCGGCGGCGTCGAGTCGATGTCGCGCGTTCCGCTCGGCAGAGACGGCGGTGCGATCGGGCACGACCCCGCAACGGCATGGGACACCGGCTTCGTGCCGCAGGGCATCGGCGCCGACCTCATCGCCACGATCGAGGGCTTCACCCGGAGACACGTCGACGAATTCGCCGCGGAGTCGCAGCGCCGAGCAGAGCAGGCGTGGGCAGACGGGCGTTACGACAACGCCGTTGTGCCCGTCACAGACATCAACGGCAGGATGCTGCTCGCCACAGACGAGCATCGGCGCGCCGGAACGACAGCCGACGCGCTCGCCGCCCTTCCAGCATCCTTCGCCCACACGGGTGAGGCCGGCTTCGACGATGTCGCCCTCTCGCGCTACCCTGAGGTGCCGCGCATCGATCACGTTCACACGGCGGGCAACTCGTCGGGAATCGTCGACGGAGCCGCGCTCGCCGTCATCGGCAGTCGTGAAACGGGAGCGCAACTCAGCCTGACGCCCCGCGCGCGCATCGTGCAGACCGCTGTTGTCGGCAGTGACCCGACGATCATGCTCACGGGGCCGGGCCCGGCAACACGCAAAGCGCTCGCGAAGGCCGGGCTGACAGCATCCGACATCGATTTGTTCGAAGTGAACGAGGCGTTCGCGTCCGTCGTGCTGCGCTGGATGCGCGAGTTGGATGTGCTGCACGACACGGTGAACGTCAACGGCGGCGCCATCGCCATGGGGCACCCGCTCGGCGCTACCGGCGCGATGCTCGTTGCGACGCTGCTCGACGAGCTGGAGCGACGTGACCTGAGCCGGGGCCTCGTGACGCTGTGCGTCGGCTCGGGCATGGGGATCGCCACGATCATCGAGCGAGTCTGA
- a CDS encoding enoyl-CoA hydratase/isomerase family protein gives MTATPASSAVVTRTDADGIATLTLDDPSSPVNVMNEAYVESMRAAVDALETDRESLRGVIVTSGKRSFCAGGDLALLRRADPERAAEETARLDGIKTDLRRLETLGLPVVAVLNGSALGGGLELALACHYRIAVDEPRLRVGLPEVGLGLLPGAGGTVRLTRMLGIEAALKLILPAETVDAAAALDLGIIDEIAADVAAATASALAWIDANPAPVKPWDERGFEVPGGNGSDPRLANTLPGWIAAAHAEAGDLPAPRAAMAAVVEGSLVDAETASQIETRYFVHVSHTAEARNLIDAFFDRQRVSDETEDARADVSAVVDESVLAEAIAAVRAGADPEVVDRAARCAGWSGGVLKRVDQRALQPSESEWIEAPFADLVDRMLFAPALAAARVQAAEALGDAEVNVASIDAGFPAATGGAARFRHTYPGGAEGFAARATVLAASYGPRFAPLPSAT, from the coding sequence ATGACAGCGACACCAGCATCGAGCGCCGTCGTCACCCGAACGGATGCTGACGGCATCGCGACGCTGACCCTCGATGATCCCTCGTCGCCGGTCAACGTGATGAACGAGGCCTACGTCGAGAGCATGCGCGCCGCCGTCGATGCGCTCGAGACAGACCGCGAGAGCCTGCGCGGCGTGATCGTCACGTCGGGTAAGCGATCGTTCTGCGCGGGCGGCGATCTTGCGCTGCTGCGACGTGCCGACCCCGAGCGTGCCGCAGAGGAGACGGCGCGGCTTGATGGGATCAAGACGGATCTGCGTCGACTCGAGACGCTAGGGCTGCCGGTCGTCGCTGTCCTGAACGGCTCGGCTCTGGGCGGAGGTCTGGAACTCGCGCTCGCGTGCCACTACCGCATCGCCGTCGATGAACCGCGTCTGCGCGTTGGGCTGCCCGAGGTCGGCCTTGGTCTGTTGCCGGGTGCCGGCGGCACCGTGCGGCTCACGCGCATGCTCGGAATCGAGGCCGCTCTGAAGCTGATTCTGCCGGCCGAGACCGTGGATGCTGCAGCCGCGCTCGACCTCGGCATTATCGACGAGATTGCCGCCGACGTGGCTGCGGCGACAGCATCCGCCCTCGCCTGGATCGACGCGAACCCCGCACCTGTGAAGCCGTGGGATGAGCGAGGGTTCGAGGTTCCCGGGGGCAACGGTAGCGACCCGCGGCTCGCGAACACGCTACCCGGGTGGATCGCCGCCGCGCATGCCGAGGCGGGCGACCTGCCTGCGCCGCGCGCGGCGATGGCGGCGGTGGTCGAGGGGTCGCTCGTCGACGCCGAGACCGCATCGCAGATTGAAACGCGGTATTTCGTGCACGTCTCGCACACCGCGGAGGCGCGCAATCTCATCGACGCGTTCTTCGATCGGCAGCGTGTGTCAGACGAGACCGAGGACGCTCGGGCTGACGTGAGCGCCGTTGTCGACGAGTCTGTGCTCGCAGAGGCGATCGCTGCAGTGCGGGCGGGTGCCGACCCCGAGGTCGTCGACCGGGCCGCGCGCTGCGCCGGGTGGAGTGGCGGCGTGCTGAAGCGCGTTGACCAGAGGGCTCTTCAGCCGAGCGAGAGCGAGTGGATCGAGGCTCCGTTTGCCGATCTCGTTGACCGGATGCTGTTCGCGCCGGCGCTCGCGGCGGCCCGCGTTCAGGCAGCAGAAGCTCTCGGCGACGCGGAGGTCAACGTCGCATCGATCGACGCGGGCTTTCCGGCGGCGACCGGTGGAGCGGCGAGGTTCCGCCACACGTACCCGGGTGGTGCGGAGGGCTTTGCCGCGCGGGCGACGGTGCTTGCGGCATCCTATGGTCCGCGTTTTGCGCCGCTGCCGAGTGCGACCTGA
- a CDS encoding phosphotransferase family protein gives MRQGAVGSVRVVEHYGRALVEKRMIDPLRHDTEVLALRALASCDPPVPELVEVEPGSILMSLMPGERLDSVAPQVRLNGLRASARLLRRLHAITPPRDLPRAPNDAAIIRRYRDAGGPPLPLSIPPSAGSSFCHGDWSDANILAIDGAVTAVVDWESAHVGDPLRELSRAAWAASRKDPRAFALMVEAYGADMAGVRAWSAIHAAELWLWFAEAGPPEYFEQLTLELKNWPAGQAAN, from the coding sequence ATGAGGCAGGGGGCGGTCGGCAGCGTACGTGTCGTCGAGCATTACGGGCGCGCTCTCGTCGAGAAGCGCATGATCGACCCGCTCCGTCACGACACCGAGGTGCTGGCCCTTCGCGCCCTTGCATCGTGTGATCCGCCGGTCCCCGAGCTGGTCGAGGTCGAGCCCGGCTCAATCCTCATGAGTCTCATGCCCGGCGAACGATTAGACAGTGTGGCACCACAGGTTCGCCTCAATGGTCTGCGAGCGTCGGCGCGGCTGCTGCGTCGGCTTCACGCGATCACGCCACCCAGAGATTTGCCCAGGGCACCGAACGACGCAGCGATCATTCGCCGGTATCGCGACGCGGGAGGCCCTCCGCTGCCATTGTCGATCCCACCTTCTGCAGGCTCGTCCTTCTGCCATGGGGACTGGAGTGATGCGAATATCTTGGCAATCGACGGAGCCGTCACTGCTGTTGTCGACTGGGAGTCCGCGCACGTGGGCGATCCGCTGCGGGAGCTCTCGCGCGCAGCTTGGGCAGCCTCGCGGAAGGATCCCCGGGCGTTCGCGCTCATGGTCGAGGCGTACGGTGCAGACATGGCTGGCGTGCGCGCATGGTCCGCCATCCACGCCGCGGAGCTTTGGCTCTGGTTCGCCGAAGCGGGCCCTCCCGAGTACTTCGAGCAGCTGACTTTGGAGCTGAAGAACTGGCCAGCCGGGCAAGCGGCGAACTGA
- a CDS encoding AI-2E family transporter, whose protein sequence is MGLFSRSSEPTTPPVRTLWTDGFGRMATRCVQIIAVLAVVAVAIYGLMQLSLVLIPVVLALIFASAFNPLMSFMRRKGVPSLLGTLIALLGSLLIVTGVVWLIVWAVRTQWDELIESANNGINQLQSYLEHLPFSIDQSQIENLRDSAVDFVTSAQFGSGALAGVSATANFFTGLVLMMVVLFFFLKDGPALWEFVLRPFVGDQYKRARRIGNKTVQTLGDYARGTSIVAAADALGIGIGLAILQVPLAVPLAVIVFLTAFIPIVGATAAGILAALVALVTNGPLAAVIVVGIVVLVNQLEGNFLQPVVMGRSLKLHALVILLALTAGTILGGIIGAVLAVPITAVAWGIISVWNGDDEAAEPFQQKRPEVA, encoded by the coding sequence ATGGGGCTGTTCTCGCGATCGTCTGAACCGACGACGCCGCCCGTGCGCACACTCTGGACCGACGGCTTCGGTCGCATGGCCACGCGCTGCGTGCAGATTATCGCTGTGCTGGCCGTCGTCGCCGTCGCGATCTACGGTTTGATGCAACTGAGCCTCGTGCTCATTCCCGTGGTGCTCGCGCTCATCTTCGCATCGGCGTTCAACCCGCTCATGTCGTTCATGCGGCGAAAGGGCGTACCCAGTTTGCTCGGGACGCTCATTGCGCTTCTCGGATCGCTGCTGATCGTCACCGGCGTGGTGTGGCTGATCGTGTGGGCCGTGCGCACGCAGTGGGACGAGCTGATCGAGTCGGCGAACAACGGCATCAACCAGCTGCAGAGCTACCTTGAGCACTTGCCGTTCTCCATCGATCAGTCGCAGATCGAGAACCTGCGCGACTCAGCCGTTGACTTCGTCACGAGCGCGCAGTTCGGCTCGGGAGCACTCGCCGGAGTGTCGGCGACGGCCAACTTCTTCACGGGTCTCGTGCTCATGATGGTTGTGCTGTTCTTCTTCTTGAAAGACGGCCCCGCGCTCTGGGAGTTCGTGCTGCGGCCGTTCGTCGGCGATCAGTACAAGCGCGCACGCCGCATCGGCAACAAGACGGTGCAAACGCTGGGCGACTATGCGCGCGGCACCTCAATCGTGGCAGCAGCGGATGCTCTGGGAATCGGGATCGGTCTGGCGATTCTGCAGGTTCCCCTCGCTGTGCCGCTCGCCGTGATCGTGTTCCTGACGGCGTTCATTCCCATTGTCGGTGCGACGGCGGCGGGTATTCTCGCCGCGCTGGTCGCGCTGGTCACCAACGGTCCGCTCGCCGCGGTGATCGTCGTCGGCATCGTCGTGCTCGTGAACCAGCTCGAGGGTAACTTCCTGCAGCCGGTCGTGATGGGCCGCTCGCTCAAGCTCCACGCCCTCGTGATCTTGCTGGCATTGACTGCCGGAACCATCCTCGGCGGAATCATCGGCGCTGTACTTGCGGTGCCGATCACGGCTGTCGCCTGGGGCATCATCTCGGTGTGGAATGGCGACGACGAGGCGGCGGAGCCCTTTCAGCAGAAGCGCCCAGAGGTCGCGTAG